The following is a genomic window from Mauremys mutica isolate MM-2020 ecotype Southern chromosome 4, ASM2049712v1, whole genome shotgun sequence.
caAAATCCCAGATGAATTATTGCTGGGTGCTGGCCTTTTGATGCAAGTTGAGAGCAAGTAAACATTCATACAGTTTCTAATACTGTACTAAATTTCTAAATCCTATTCCTATTTAATCTGTGTCTCCATGATGAAATTGGTAAAGGGTAAGAAAACCTACCGGGCATCAGGCAATTTGGCCTGATCGGAAAGATTCTTTCCTGACGCAATAAGCAGGTGATCAGGCAGATGCACAACCGCCTAAAAAAATGGTTCCCATCATATATAAATAGGAGAAGAAAGGTTAtatgatacagcatggccagagggcagcaggagagtgttagcagggaaccttattccctgcaaggggtggaaggtttgctataaattaactagagcacctgaagccaattagagcaccagcagtgagtcacatgatataaaccccctgcttcaggtcagacagtgtgggttgttggagcaggaaggtttggttggagcagagagcggtttgaaggagttgaagcagagaacagttttgaagagagacaaaaggaaagtttggaagagtgctgtggtgggctgagaagtccaaaaaccctaggtaaggggcacctggcttgtgtagaaggaaggcaagaagcccctccacaggctgaagggcaggagagggaagtaacccaggggaaggaaccaccagtacaagtggttcaccactaacctcagggcccctgggttgggacctggagaagagggcgggcccaggtccctccttctccactccactcctcaaggacactagtggggtaattaaaaataccggttcagaggcaagcaatggtgccctgaaccttccccaatgaagagaaagcgtgagacccagcataacagtactggcaatttgccacagttaGTTCCAATAAAGTGGGGCCAGAGGCTTGAGAAGCCCCAGAAAATTTAAAGTAATTATGAGAAGCAAAAGCCAATCAGCTCATGTCTACCTGGCTGGCCAATGGACAGTAGCACAGCCAGGGGGAAGAGGGACCTATCCCTGAGTACACTACCCCTTTTCATTCTGGCCAGCATCTTATAGATCCAGTCATGTCTCCCATCCATTAAACCAGTGGCTGGTAGCATAGCAGTAGTCTCTACAGGCATAGTATGGTTTATAAAGCTACTGAGACCAGCTTGTCCCACTGGCAACATTGCTTTGCCTCCAGAGAACTCTGGGGTGTGGACAGATGAATTAATTTGCTGTTGGCAGGTATGGCACCAGTCAACATTTGTCCTTTTAATATAGGGTGGCACTACAATGGAGGACAAAGCACTGTGTAAAGGTTGTCTGTCCATGAATGGTCAAATACTGGTCTTAAGCACAAAAGCAAAATTCTCATTGTCACATAACAATTTGAGGGGTTCCCCCCTCTATTTATTTAATGCACTGGCACCATTTGTATAATAGATGAGTTTCAAAATAATGGTTTAGATTGTGATCAGTTTCTAAAGACTCTCACAGTGAGAGGAAGTACTACATATTAATGCCTGTGGCACATTTACCATAGCATGCTAGAATTCACAAAACTAGAAAATAATCCTGTATAGCCTTTAATTactgtttattaaaaaataagCATTGGCAAGTAATTTACGAGTACCATATTTGCCAAACAAGCTTACACAATCCAATAAAGCTGAAAACTACTCTTCTGGcaaatttcttttattttacaaaatatagatgcatttaaaaaaaatttcaaatgaacaTCCCTTGCTCTGTAATCTGATTATGTTAAAGTTTTATTCTGGGAGTGAGAAATTCACTTGGCAACACAGATACAACATATTTATTCTGTTCTTCCCAGCACAAATTACAGCAAATGTATGCACAAACATCGAAGCCAGGCACAAGTAACAAGTTCAATAAACTTTACATATTGCTACAAAACTCTGGAAGTTGCTGCAAGGCTTTCCAGGAGCCTAGATGGCGGTGTAGTTCTTGGTGTAGTTAGTGAGTTTGATCTTCTCTGGGAAAATTATGTTAACTGAAAGGTTTTCCCCACTGTTAGATTGAAGAAAGCAATTCTTTTTCTTGCGTAGGAGATGGCTATATTTGGCATTAGCAAGCCACATTtcacatttggaaaaaaatacaaTCGCAGTTGTACCCAACACAACAAGACATGTAAGCAAGCCTAGCACAATGAAACATATCACCTGACTTTTATTAAGCAAGGGGTCTGTGTTTTGGATTGTTTCTTTCATTGTTATCTTCAAGACTTTATGTTCTTGGTGAGGTACTGACTTTGGATGAGCGTTTGGTGGTAGATTATAACTCTGCCCGTGTTTGGCCTCTGTATTCACACCATGGAGACTTGTGTTTCTGTTGAGATATGTGCAGGTTACACCAACAAATTCCGGCTTACAAATGCATTCAAATCCTCCTTCTGGATGCTCATGACACGTTCCTCCATTCTCACATGGGCTGCTAGCACAAAATATGACACGGCTGCTGCAGGATTTGCCCATATAGCCAATAGGGCAATGACAGTTGAAGCCTCCACCAATATCCGTGCACGTGCCTCCATTTTCACATGGGTTGGGTTCACAGTCATCTACATCTATTTCGCAAAAATTGCCAGCAAAACTTGGAAGGCACAAACAGGAGGCATGAGGCGCAAATCCATTGTCATCAACACATGTTCCCCCATTCTGACAGGGAGAGCTGGAACACAAGACAAAAACAGATGGGAGTTTAAAGAAAATTTAAGTGAAATAAATAGATATGCAACATTTCAGATAATTAAAAAGGGGTAATTTTCTTTACTAGATAATGAGCCATGTCAGTTCTTGGTGGAATGTCATTGACGTCCATGGAGTTGCATCAAGAATGAATTTTGTCCAACATCTTTATCAATATACACTGTCCCTCTAATATTCCAACATTGATTACAATCTCTTCTGCACATCCTAATGTACACATCCTATCTGAAGAGATTTAAAACTGTTTTTGAAATTAAGCTGCCCAGTGTGTCTGTCTGGTTAGATCTTGTGATCTGAGGAATGGGTGAGTAGGTATTCAGACCAGAGTGAGCAAAGATACTGCCAGCATGGCTTTGTTTTTCCTCAGCAATTAGTCAAAACACAATctaggtgtgtatatatatatgtatatatacacagtataaaaTATCAACAAGCATAAGCTGATGTGGAGAcgtttatttttattgtatgtcTAAGGAATAGTCATACCCTGTACATTCAAGAGCCTGGGAGAATTCAGGGCACTTTGAAACCTCAAAGCACTGAAAACAATTCAAACATTTCCACTGTTATTTGAATAAATACATTAAGTGAGAATAATTTTGTCAGAAGAAATCATATACAATCAAACCTGTTATTTCAAAGGGATTGGGGAGGCAGTTGCTCAGCAGACTGGTAACAAGGATACCAAACTTTTCACATCTAGGTCCCAAATTTGAACAGCCCCAGGTCATTAGTGTTCAAAAGTTGGTACCATCTCATGGCTGCTTGGTTGCCTGTGTGAAATTACCTTATTCCAATTCCTACTAGATAAGTGTTCACAGTGCAAAAGCCAACCCAGTCAGCATCCTCCTTGATAGTCTTCACAAAAAAGCCAAGGACATGGAAACTGGAGAATGCTCTCACTTCTAGAGCTGGTTCATTCACATCAGGGCAAGGAGACACTGATTGTTTTGCTACATTCTTTCCGTGGAAGGGACGAGGATTTCATCCTCCAGGAATATGAATCCAGCATCTTTCATTGGTACTAAATTCACTCAAAAGCTATTAAAGGAAGATTGTACTAAGTGCAATTTCAGAGGACTCAGCAGAGCTAGGGTGGCAGCCAGATAAGGGAAAGTAATGGAGAAGTTATGCAAAAGCAGAGAGCTATTAGCTCCTCAGATTGTTTTCAGTGTTGACTATATTGATTCATTCACAATGACTTGTTTCAGGAATTTTTCTTCCAGAAGTATTTTTATGTGTTGATCCCTAATGTAAGCCTGAATATCCCATCAGAATTTAAATATGAACACATCATCACAAACCATTTAAAGTTAAATAAGTTAATTTAGAAATGTTAGCACAGAGGCCTACAAGCTCCAAGCATCCCTCCTGGCTATGGTAAAAGATTGTTAGTATGTAGGCAAGCATACCATGACGCCTTACAAAAGTTATGTCAGAGAAACAATAGATATTACTAACAGCTACAAGTTAAATTGCTTATAGAGTGGAAATAAGCTTAAGAGTATGACCTATTTTTACAACTGCTTAAGGTTGTTTTGTGCCTTGTAGTTGGCTATGCTGTGTGAACAACAAGTTATGAAGTTGTAACCAAAACCACAAGAAAGGGCATGTAGGATGGAAGCATTTAAGAAGAACATTATTCACCTTGTGTATAACCACAATATGACATTAACATAGGATCGGCCAATTTATTAAAACATTCCAAACCGCAAAGGACACAGTGAAATGTTTGGTTAAGAGTTGTTTTAACTCACGCTATGCTTTATTGTTAAGGAGGTTAAAGTTATTATGATGGAAATATAGGGCATAACCCATTTCATAATAAGTCTATAAAAACCTATAGAATTTTAAATCATTCTGGGACAGGGTGAGATGCAGACTGACCCCCTCACCTCCCAACTGGTTGGTGAATACCACCTTTCTGTTACGTGCTGTTCTATTTGTAGTTAGAGAAATCTGATTTAATAAACCAGTTTGAGCTTAGTATTCGATGCGTCACTGACTTACACATTGACCAGAACCCACAACATTTATTACAGAAACATGTCTTTCCTAACTTGGACTATATTAGTATTCCAGAGAGAGCTGCCAAGAGACAGTGGGCCATAGATGACAGTGGGCCACATTTTGAAAAATCAGTGAGGTGGTTATTTACAGCATAATTCGGTCCATTACTTGCACTGTGGCAGTACAGGAATCTCGTGCAAGAGAttgcaaatgaatgtccatctcaCTTTCATGATCATTTTACATGCAGCAGCAACACTTTTAACATCCAAGATTAGAAAACACATTTAGGTTTCATACACTGAAAGGACATTAACCTTGACATGGCTCAATCATTCCATATTCCTGAAGGCATATAGTACAGTACCTGCCAGTATTTGAAAAGATCACGCAAAtcgttattttaaaatattgcacttATAGTGGGAGACCCAAAGCCTAGGACATCGAACATCACTGCTCTCATGCTCCAGCTACATGTGCACACATAGTTAATATTTGCAACTGGTTAAATGACCCGGCCATTATGGATTCCCACAGTGGGACTTTGGGTTGCCTTAGGAGATCTACTGATAACTGGGCTTTGGACTGCATCAGAAGCATGAGCTGCAGAGGAATGGGCAGGTGGTGGAAGTCGCCCTAATACCCCTATATCTCTGGAGGTGGAATGGCCCAGCTTCCCAGActctcaaggtatgtctacattgcaatgtaagcctagGCTCAGACTCAAACCCAAATCCCCCTTCTATCTACACACAATTCTAACACAGACCCATTACCCTGCAGAAGTAGAGGGATTGAGCGTGAGCCCCGAACAGGCTCAGTCCCAAAAAGCCATCATAGCGCAGTGTGGGCACAGCTCAGGTCCAAGCCTCCCAGACTCAGGTCATTTCCCCaggacacagggccagatccagtaGGTAGCATTCAGGAATATTTTATCATAATTACTGTGACGTTCAGGAGCTCATCTGTAATAACTTATCAACACTGTATGTGACCTAGTTATTGGGATAGTTACTGTATGGCTATATTGTGTTATTGGAATATTTATTGcatgtagggtgatcagatgttctgattttatagtgacagtcccaatatttgggtctttttcttatataggcacctattacctccccaactccctgtcccgatttttcacacttgatatctggtcactctaactgCATGCATATGTTGGTTTACTTTAATAGCAGGGTTGTTAACAAGTAGGAAGGCCACATGATGGCCCCAGAAAAGCACATTGGGGGTCAGTAAGACACAATGCCTGAGCTATTAGCTGCGAAGATGCTATTTTCAGGCAAGAGCCAAGTCACAAGTCTTGTTTTGCCAGGGCTGGGACTGAAGAAATCAAAAGGAGCGCAGACAAGGTAAAATGTCTCCTTCTCCTGAGATCAGGCAGTTGTCAGGAAGCTGTTCATAGGGTACAGGCTGACAAAAACACAGACACCTACTTGGGGTTCTAAAGGAGTTAGGCCTTCCTATGCGTTAAGTAAGACAATGCGTGTAGCCCTTTTCTTGgtttaaaaatcctttttgtcTTATgctttctttgttcttactgttcAGATTAAACAAGACTTTGTTTTAAGAAAGCTGCCTAGTTCTTCTAGTTAGCACTGATCACAAGTCATCAAAGGGAAGACTTGCAGGTGCAAAATCCAGTCAGGCCACATGGTGCTGAAGTTCAAGAGTGGGAAAATTGTGGGTTTCACCCCAGAAAAAGGTAAGGGCACGAGGCCTAACACCTGCAGGGTTACACTCAGAACAGAGAAGGGGTCAAAGGTGCAACTAGCCCTGAACCATGACAGTTTAAACATCTTACAGTGGCACCCAGAGACCCCAATCAGATCAGAGCCCCACTGTACTAAACAGGAGACAGACTATCGCCCCTCCATAACAAAACACATACCTGCAGAGCAATGATTGGAATTGTGTCCCTCCAATTCCTAAAAGCCAAACTTCTACCGTATGAGTTAAAGGAAGATTTCTGTTAGGCCTTTATTATGCCACCAATTCCCTTACCGAGCACGGCACATCAGCCATCCTTACATTGTAAACAGCAACCAACCAGTGAGGGTAAAATACTCTCACGTACACAAAACACCcaacctggccccactgaagtcaatggcaaaaatcttCCACTGACATAACAGAGCACAGGTTTGGAACaaagtcatagactcatagactttaaggtcagaagggaccatcatcaGCTACTTTGGCcgcctgcacattgcaggccacagaacgtTGTCTGCCTATTCACGTAATAGACCCATAAcgtctggctgagttactgaagtcctcaaatcattatTTGAagtcttcaagttacagagaatccactctTTACAGTAGTTTAAACCTGTGCGTGCTccctgctgcagagaaaggcaaaaaactcccagggtctctgccaatctgacccaggggaaaattccttcccaaccccaaatatgttgatcagttggaccctgagcatttcGGCAAGAGTCTCCAGCTTGAAGGCAGTGAGAGCATGTTTGGGCTACAGCCTTatacaaaacaaatatttgtttgctCAATTACAACCCATTTTCTTCAAATATAATGAGTGCGGAAGTTTCCAAGGAGATTTAACCACATGGAAAGGCTAAAAGGGTTGTAACAAACGATTGTTGAGCTAAAGAGAGACAAGGAAACCTTAGACAAAAGTCAATGTTTCAAATCaggataattatttttaaagtgatttataacaaagaaattgattaATTTTCTTCAAGCTTTGCAGAAATATTCTGCTTCAGCCTCAGGGGAAATCCACCAACTTTCAGGCTAAGACAATTTTCCAAGCCAAAGCTCTAGGACAGCTAAAACAGCAATTTATAATGGAAGCTGGTAGCAAGCTTAACCATAGTGACATTTCTGCTTCTCCATAATAAAATGCACGAGGATTAAAGGTCCTCAGATATTAGGAGAATGTGAGAAGACCCTTGACAGAATAGATTCCTCTTAAGGACAGATCCTCAActagagctggctgtattttttcaaatttaattaaaaaattattcacaattttttcatcatttttcagacagttctgttcccagctatATCATTAAACCCTAGCGACAGCCGAGTCATGGACAAAATGTGCAGCCAAAAAGCCACAATAAGACAAGACTCACAGGGAATAGGTTCCTTAATGAATAGGTTCATTCCTTAAAGTCTATGTTCCCCACAGTAATTTGAGTTCAGCCATTAATACGATACTGCACGTAGAGTTTATTGTATCAGAATATTGCCAGCCTTCATCAATGAGTAAAAGCTTGAATTTAACTAAATTATATTCCTTCTAATCCCTTGTTGCTGTTTCAGCCTCTTAATGTTTATCTGTCCAAATCTTCTGTTACATGCTTAATTAAAACAGGTATCCATATTTCAGACATTACATTCTTAATTGATTTCATTTACTGGTACTAATTTCCTTTAATTTGTACATTATAGATGATTTACCTTACAATACAGGTCTAAGGAATAGTTAGTATCTTGCATGTAAACACATGCCAGTTGTCTACTTATCTACTTTATGGGCCACGTTGGCAGACATATGCACATGCATTTTTCTGCCTAACTTGTACCTGCAGATACTGTGACTGCATATTCAGTTATGGCAAATGAGCATACAAATGACTAATTAGACATATGACTGGCCAGTTTTATACATGCTTACTGTGACGGCATGAGAAAAATCTTCCAAACAGCCAGTTAGTTAAGTAGTTCAGAAAGTTAATTTAAGTGAATGGAATTCTTTCCCTGGATTTtgttgggctttggatcaggaccaatAAATATCAAAAAGGCAGTTTGACAAatgtgaatgaataaataaatggcCCCTTGGATGCCAGCTACCTGGGACACTGCCATAACAAAGGTTAATGGAGGTGCCTGAGCTGGGGATGCCTTTGTACAGATGagaaggagctgcaggaaggctgTTCTGCGCAAGAGCTCTTCACTATCAAATATaaccctctcctccctccagtcCCATCGCACTAATCCAATTTGTTGACTTTTAGATCTTTCAACTGCAGCTGTGAGTGTGCGTCCCAACTTGAGGGGATGGACACATGCTAGGTCTGCTTGAGCGAATGTGCTAAAAATAACCATGTAGCCAGGAGTAGCACAGGCAGTATctcgggctagccacctgagtttGTACCCAGGGAGACCAGGTGGGTTTGTAATCGGGCAGCTAGCCAAGCTACTGCCTGTGCTAGCCCCAGcaacactactatttttagcacatttgTTCAAGCAAAGCTAGCACATATCTTTCACTCAAGATGGGAAGCACTCGCTCAGCTGCAGTGTCGACATACCCTTACAACATGCTGCCAAACTCATCAGTTTGGACAGGCATTTCGGGTAGCCTGAGGTTTGGTGGGTTTAGCTGAGCATAGAGGCAGGGGCTAGGAGGAACGTGGGTGACTAGAAGGAAGAAACTCCCTCTCCTCTCCGTGGCCTGAGGAAGCAgtgcgccccccaccccttctcttcctctgctGATTTAATCTGAATGTCTCCTCCCATTTAACCACTACTGGGTGTAGAGTTTTGTGGGAGTTCAAATACCGTGGTGTTGCAGACAGGGTTATTTTGTGCTGAGGGAGGTTGCTGGTTGGCTACCTCTCTCTTGGTCTTAATtggattatatttttaattatttgttaaGAGCACTTAGAACATTCTTTTGATATTTATATATTGACACTGTAAATGAACCTAATCAAAATATTACTGCAATATTTGCAATTTTGAATATTTGAGGTTCAGATTATGCACACAAACTCATGCTAAAAATTGACATATTTATATAATAGGAATAGATCAGAATTAGTAGATTTGAGGCTAGAAACAAATAGGCTAGAAACTAAACTACCATGTAGGCCGAAAAGTTATGTGCTACATAGCAAACATTTTATGATTTAAGAAAGAAAACCAGAGAAAAATTTAGCAGGACTGTATATTTATATCAGAAATCAATATTTACCCATTAATAATGCAGGGTCCTTTTTTCAGATGGCAGTTTTTTCCTGTAAATCCCTTGGCACACAAACAAATATATCCTCCATCTCCAGTCTCTATGCATGTTGAGTTATTGGTGCAGGGTTTTGAAGAACATGGGTGAATATCTGTGTTAACAAAAACAGTTTTGTTAAATCAAAACACCATTAGTCATAATGTTAAATATTTAGCACACGAGAAATCAGGGCCTACTTTATCATATAAGAGCCATTAAATAGTAAACAATGCAAAAAGACTAAGTGCATTTTTAAAGGTCCTTCATCCTGCATTGCATATATTTTGATTTATTCTTCTCTCTAATGGAGGGCAGATTGTTCATAGACACTGTCAACTTGTTCCCCACCCATTAGCTCTCACTTTGTGAAATACACTTGGATTGTTTCGCTTTATGAATAAGTAATACTAACAATAAAAAGTTAGTGGTGGGGGGAGAGTTACTGATTACTATAAACACCACCTCACATTCCCAGCTATTTCATACATGTAAGTCAGATAAAGCAATGGGCAATCTAAACATGGTATATTTACAAATTTCTCCAGATTGCCTGATGTTTGAAGTCCTACACATaagcattttacattttaaaagagagaacTGATATCTGTAGTAACAAAACACAGGAGCTGTTTAGGAATTTAGATTTTCTTGGACAGAGAGGGTGTCAGCAAATGCCAATTTGGTTGAAACGGAAACTTTTCTTAGGAGAGGGCTGGTTTCAATGAAGATTCATTGGAAAGGTTACTTGGGTCCTGGTTGGAAATTCTGGGTaaaaccagaaagagagagagagagagagatacctcgACCCCACAAAAAGTAACGTCAATGGTTATGGCACTCATCTGTGATGTGGAGAACCCAGATGCAAGTCCTTGTTCTGCCTGATGTTGAACAGGGACTTGAgcctgggtcttccacatccttAAGCACCAGGTTCTTTGCTATTCTGGCATCATGGTGTctgtctcaatctctcctgttggccCTATACAACTTTGTATAcctaattaaatattcattgggccagagggAGAGTGACTGTAGAGATTGGtggctcacctgggatgtgggtgaTGCAAGGACTTGAACTTGCATCCTTCAAATTTCAGGTAGATGCCCTAACGATTGGGCTATTGGGTACTGTGGAAGGCTTTTTGTTTACATGAAAAACTCTGAAAGGTCTCCGTTTCATCCCGGTGCAGAATGGGAACATTTttgtgggatgggaaaactgcctccagcccagctctaCAAAACACCTTTGAACCACACCCTCTCTCTGTGGTGTAGTCTTTGCTGGTTGGCATTTACCTCTTACATCAGGTGCCAGAAGAGTGGACCCTGTTATATTTTTGCCTTGTAAGTCACGCACATAATCTTTCACAATTACCTTCTTAGACTGAATTTCCTCTAGAGCAACTACTGAagatttaaaaggaaataaataaataaatgcaggttTGAACCCAGATAACATGGCAGCTGTTGTGAGGTCTTGCAACTTGCTGTGAATTTTTGCAAGCTCACGCAATCATTTTGAGTGACAGTACAGTGCATATACTTTTTTCTAAAGTGATAAATAAGGAGGTCATGAGTATTAAATTCTACTTCCCACCTAAACCCACCAGATAATGTGAACTTAGAGGAATATCATGAGGCAATGTAAAATATTAACTATAACTATAAACGTTGTCCAGTTACAATTATAGTAAAATGCTCTTCCCCCTGTATAGGGGCCTATTTTCCACTATCTTAGTCTGTCCCGATTGCCACACTACCACTTTATATGAACTTTTGTATGTAAATGGTGGTTTCCACAAGGACCAAAATAGCCTTGGCTGCGTTTTGCAGCAGTGTTGTGTGCCCATTTTGGCAAGCCTTAAGGGCAGCTAACTAAACACAACCCTGATACGTGAGAAAGGAGATGCCTTGAAATAGACACACACATTCAATAACATTAAATAAGAAATGTATAAGAAGGAaataagaaaggaaagaaaataagaCATATAACAGCTCACTAGCTAGGAAAATGacactactttaaaaaaacaacgaCATTATTCTTGAATTTCCCCCCACTCTTCTCTCAAATGACTGATGAGCTGTGGAATTTCTTACCACAAGAGATAACTGAGGCCCAGAGCTTAAGAGAATTCAGAAAAGGTTTAGACATTTACATGGATAAGAATATCTACAGTTGTTTTACCTAGAATTAAAATAGCATGTACAAAGAGttaaaccctcctgcttcagcaATCACTAATTGTTtttattaggaagaaacttccccagcAGCAGTTCACTggagggtttcttgcaccttcctcttaAACATCGGGCACCTTCCTCTTAAACATCAGTATCAGAGAccattagatggaccattgcctTGATCTGCTGTGGGGACTCCTATGTTCCAAATGAGCTGTCATTAAGGTACCTGCCACATATTCTGAATGCCATAGTTATTGTAACGGCACTAATTTTGTGGGCTTTTGCCCTGGTTTCCATAGAAACAAACCAGCCACACTGTTTTCCCCCTTTGTTTTGAAATTGATTCCGTGTGGTACATACACCCACTATGGCATGTCACAAAGTTAGCTCAAGAAAGAGAAACCCTCTGTAATAGGGTGGCTTTCACCACAGGCTGGGGCTAAGCCAACCCTAATTATAGCATGAGTCTCACCTGAGAGGAATCAAGTGATTTGGGGGTAAAAGGAGCAGGAGAGTGCAATAAAGGGGGGAAGCCTAGGAAGATGTGGCAGAGTTTGGAGAAAGTGAGGAGAGGCTCCTGCAGTGAAGACCCAGAGGccagggagaaggaagagaaacCTTATGTTGTGTGGATTCAGGAATGGACCTTGTTTGGGGATTTTGAGTTTTATTTgcagtttattttatattttgaccAAGAAAAAGCTTGAAGGGAAGTTTTATTTGAACAGTccgagtggggaaactgaggtactcTGCCTGTAGCCTGGCCCTAGGCCATGAGGGGGTGCATGAGAGGTGGCCAACCTGGTTACACACTGATTCATGTGTACAGGTTTTAAATAGGGGGttggatcctgcaaagtgctctaCCCTCTGGCCTTGATCCGGTAAAGTGCTCAAGCATATACTCAACTTCATGCATGTGATTAaatgactgagggtatgtcta
Proteins encoded in this region:
- the DLK1 gene encoding protein delta homolog 1 isoform X1; this translates as MRDWPLPDRSLDNKRTHVGSAPLICWVMDFQAVTLICCCCCFPLILPVTPDVVCKPGCHPVNGFCEIPSECRCQPGWQGPLCNQCVPFPGCVHGSCAKPWQCVCEEGWVGSLCDIDIHPCSSKPCTNNSTCIETGDGGYICLCAKGFTGKNCHLKKGPCIINGSPCQNGGTCVDDNGFAPHASCLCLPSFAGNFCEIDVDDCEPNPCENGGTCTDIGGGFNCHCPIGYMGKSCSSRVIFCASSPCENGGTCHEHPEGGFECICKPEFVGVTCTYLNRNTSLHGVNTEAKHGQSYNLPPNAHPKSVPHQEHKVLKITMKETIQNTDPLLNKSQVICFIVLGLLTCLVVLGTTAIVFFSKCEMWLANAKYSHLLRKKKNCFLQSNSGENLSVNIIFPEKIKLTNYTKNYTAI
- the DLK1 gene encoding protein delta homolog 1 isoform X3 gives rise to the protein MHPMISIKEDVVCKPGCHPVNGFCEIPSECRCQPGWQGPLCNQCVPFPGCVHGSCAKPWQCVCEEGWVGSLCDIDIHPCSSKPCTNNSTCIETGDGGYICLCAKGFTGKNCHLKKGPCIINGSPCQNGGTCVDDNGFAPHASCLCLPSFAGNFCEIDVDDCEPNPCENGGTCTDIGGGFNCHCPIGYMGKSCSSRVIFCASSPCENGGTCHEHPEGGFECICKPEFVGVTCTYLNRNTSLHGVNTEAKHGQSYNLPPNAHPKSVPHQEHKVLKITMKETIQNTDPLLNKSQVICFIVLGLLTCLVVLGTTAIVFFSKCEMWLANAKYSHLLRKKKNCFLQSNSGENLSVNIIFPEKIKLTNYTKNYTAI
- the DLK1 gene encoding protein delta homolog 1 isoform X2; translation: MDFQAVTLICCCCCFPLILPVTPDVVCKPGCHPVNGFCEIPSECRCQPGWQGPLCNQCVPFPGCVHGSCAKPWQCVCEEGWVGSLCDIDIHPCSSKPCTNNSTCIETGDGGYICLCAKGFTGKNCHLKKGPCIINGSPCQNGGTCVDDNGFAPHASCLCLPSFAGNFCEIDVDDCEPNPCENGGTCTDIGGGFNCHCPIGYMGKSCSSRVIFCASSPCENGGTCHEHPEGGFECICKPEFVGVTCTYLNRNTSLHGVNTEAKHGQSYNLPPNAHPKSVPHQEHKVLKITMKETIQNTDPLLNKSQVICFIVLGLLTCLVVLGTTAIVFFSKCEMWLANAKYSHLLRKKKNCFLQSNSGENLSVNIIFPEKIKLTNYTKNYTAI
- the DLK1 gene encoding protein delta homolog 1 isoform X4, which encodes MGRTCNLNANVVCKPGCHPVNGFCEIPSECRCQPGWQGPLCNQCVPFPGCVHGSCAKPWQCVCEEGWVGSLCDIDIHPCSSKPCTNNSTCIETGDGGYICLCAKGFTGKNCHLKKGPCIINGSPCQNGGTCVDDNGFAPHASCLCLPSFAGNFCEIDVDDCEPNPCENGGTCTDIGGGFNCHCPIGYMGKSCSSRVIFCASSPCENGGTCHEHPEGGFECICKPEFVGVTCTYLNRNTSLHGVNTEAKHGQSYNLPPNAHPKSVPHQEHKVLKITMKETIQNTDPLLNKSQVICFIVLGLLTCLVVLGTTAIVFFSKCEMWLANAKYSHLLRKKKNCFLQSNSGENLSVNIIFPEKIKLTNYTKNYTAI